The following coding sequences lie in one Stenotrophomonas rhizophila genomic window:
- the otsB gene encoding trehalose-phosphatase: protein MANDLPPRPPPPLLDDACALFLDVDGTLIEFERDPEAVTLLPEVRDAIGRISDRLEGAVALISGRPLGQLDDLFAPLHLPAAGLHGHELRSANGRLDSPTDTTDTSEWLHAVHQQAMRFAHGHPGVLVEDKGRSLALHWRGAPHAASDVRAFAERHIRGNAGYRLQPGDHVVEFVPEGSDKGRALQQLMQHPPFRGRLPVFLGDDLTDEFGFDAANAQHGWSVLVGARSPSAAVFALPHIRSVHAWLQENAY, encoded by the coding sequence ATGGCCAACGACCTCCCCCCACGTCCGCCGCCGCCGTTGCTGGACGATGCCTGCGCGTTGTTCCTCGACGTGGATGGCACCCTGATTGAATTCGAACGCGACCCCGAAGCGGTCACGCTGCTGCCGGAAGTGCGTGATGCGATCGGGCGCATCAGTGATCGCCTGGAAGGCGCGGTCGCGCTGATCAGCGGCCGTCCGCTCGGCCAGCTCGACGATCTGTTCGCCCCCCTGCACCTGCCTGCCGCCGGCCTGCACGGCCACGAGCTGCGCAGTGCCAATGGCCGCCTCGACAGTCCCACGGACACCACCGACACCAGTGAATGGCTGCACGCCGTGCACCAGCAGGCCATGCGTTTCGCGCACGGCCATCCCGGCGTGCTGGTCGAAGACAAGGGCCGCAGCTTGGCCCTGCACTGGCGTGGCGCGCCGCACGCAGCCAGCGACGTACGCGCGTTCGCCGAGCGGCACATCCGCGGCAATGCCGGCTACCGCCTGCAACCTGGCGACCACGTCGTGGAGTTTGTTCCCGAAGGCAGCGACAAGGGCCGCGCCCTGCAGCAACTGATGCAGCACCCGCCGTTCCGTGGCCGCCTGCCGGTATTCCTGGGCGATGACCTCACCGACGAGTTCGGCTTCGATGCGGCCAATGCGCAACACGGCTGGAGCGTCCTGGTGGGCGCGCGCAGCCCCAGCGCCGCCGTATTCGCGCTGCCGCACATCCGCAGCGTGCATGCCTGGCTGCAGGAAAACGCCTACTGA
- a CDS encoding TonB-dependent receptor plug domain-containing protein, with amino-acid sequence MSRPSASRLGLAIALVLSSPLLAQDVHAQDAPGSATTLDTVIVTGTRAVDRTVLESTSPVDVLTAEDIRKAGVVNGELGSALQALLPSFNFPRQSNSGGADHIRAAQLRGLSPDQVLVLVNGKRRHSSALVNTDSKIGKGTTPVDFNAIPISAIKRIEVLRDGAGALYGSDAVAGVINVILDDAPEGGAFEASFGANHTDLKPIDRTITDGQTSYASAKVGTRLGDEGGFLRVGLELKNHEGTNRAGFDQIPPWDQSATNLALQGQRNYVLGDGKTKDLNAWINTELPFGETSKFYFFSTFNQRDSEGANYFRYPDSDANWAQVYPNGYRPISEGENRDVQAVAGAKGQWGEWNYDASLDYGTNSFTYRLRNSLNASLGPTSPTRFKTGDYRNELTVANLDLGRVFSQGENITHSLGLGVEARRDHYQTRPGDPSSYAAGPFTDRPTGSQAGGGLTPQDATTLSRDVASAYVSLSSQFGEHFSSDLAARYEHSDDFGGELTGKLGLRYEFAPAFALRGAISNNFRAPSLAQIGYESTSTGYNAAGQLVQGRVLSVNNPIARGLGATALKPEKSLNTSLGFTSRIGDHFDVSLDFFQIDIDDRIALSESITGDALTDYVQQQFGVAGLQSASFFVNAADTRTRGAELVSNWRQSLGNGELVLTGTYAYTKTTLKNVLATPASLLALDPDYVLFGVEETNTLTDATPRTRGSVAASWSNDRWSLSSRVNRYGSVTRVFNFGDGFIPRQTYGAEWQLDAEVEFKITPQWSVAVGGQNLTDNYSDLSNDDIYYYGNLPYDVLSPVGSNGAYYYGRVRYTF; translated from the coding sequence ATGTCCCGTCCGTCCGCGTCGCGCCTTGGCCTTGCCATCGCGCTCGTCCTCTCCTCCCCCCTGCTCGCCCAGGACGTACATGCGCAGGACGCGCCCGGCTCGGCCACCACGCTGGACACCGTCATTGTCACCGGCACCCGCGCGGTGGACCGCACCGTGCTGGAGTCCACCTCGCCGGTGGACGTGCTCACCGCCGAGGACATCCGCAAGGCCGGTGTGGTCAATGGTGAACTGGGTAGCGCGCTGCAGGCGCTGCTGCCCTCGTTCAACTTCCCGCGCCAGTCCAACTCCGGCGGCGCCGACCACATCCGCGCCGCGCAGCTGCGCGGCCTGTCGCCGGACCAGGTACTGGTGCTGGTGAACGGCAAGCGCCGCCACAGCAGCGCGCTGGTCAACACCGACAGCAAGATCGGCAAGGGCACCACGCCAGTGGACTTCAACGCCATTCCGATCAGCGCGATCAAGCGCATCGAAGTGCTGCGCGACGGCGCCGGCGCGCTGTACGGCTCCGACGCGGTGGCCGGGGTCATCAACGTGATCCTCGACGACGCCCCGGAAGGCGGCGCGTTCGAGGCCAGCTTCGGTGCCAACCACACCGACCTCAAGCCCATCGACCGCACCATCACCGACGGCCAGACCAGCTACGCCAGCGCCAAGGTCGGCACCCGGCTGGGCGATGAGGGCGGCTTCCTGCGCGTGGGCCTGGAGCTGAAGAACCACGAAGGCACCAACCGCGCCGGCTTCGACCAGATCCCGCCGTGGGACCAGAGCGCCACCAACCTGGCCCTGCAGGGCCAGCGCAACTACGTGCTGGGCGACGGCAAGACCAAGGATCTGAACGCCTGGATCAATACCGAGCTGCCGTTCGGTGAGACCTCCAAGTTCTACTTCTTCAGCACCTTCAACCAGCGCGACAGCGAAGGCGCCAACTACTTCCGCTACCCCGACAGCGACGCCAACTGGGCGCAGGTGTACCCGAACGGCTACCGGCCGATTTCCGAGGGTGAAAACCGCGACGTGCAGGCCGTGGCCGGCGCCAAGGGCCAGTGGGGCGAGTGGAACTACGACGCCAGCCTGGACTACGGCACCAACAGCTTCACCTACCGCCTGCGCAACTCGCTCAATGCCTCGCTGGGCCCCACCAGCCCAACCCGCTTCAAGACCGGCGATTACCGCAACGAGCTGACCGTGGCCAACCTCGACCTGGGTCGGGTGTTCAGCCAGGGCGAGAACATCACCCACAGCCTTGGCCTGGGCGTGGAGGCGCGGCGCGACCACTACCAGACCCGCCCGGGCGACCCGAGCAGCTATGCCGCCGGCCCGTTCACCGACCGCCCGACCGGCTCGCAGGCCGGCGGCGGCCTGACCCCGCAGGACGCCACCACGCTGTCGCGCGACGTGGCCAGCGCCTACGTCAGCCTGTCCAGCCAGTTCGGCGAGCACTTCTCCAGCGACCTGGCCGCGCGTTACGAGCACAGCGACGACTTCGGCGGCGAGCTCACCGGCAAGCTCGGCCTGCGTTACGAGTTCGCCCCGGCGTTCGCGCTGCGTGGTGCGATCTCCAACAACTTCCGCGCCCCGTCGCTGGCGCAGATCGGCTACGAATCCACCTCCACCGGCTACAACGCGGCCGGGCAGCTGGTGCAGGGCCGGGTGCTGTCGGTGAACAACCCGATCGCGCGCGGCCTGGGCGCCACCGCGCTGAAGCCGGAGAAGTCGCTCAATACCAGCCTGGGCTTCACCAGCCGCATCGGCGACCACTTCGATGTGTCGCTGGATTTCTTCCAGATCGATATCGACGACCGCATCGCGCTGTCGGAGAGCATCACCGGCGATGCACTCACCGACTACGTGCAGCAGCAGTTCGGCGTGGCCGGCCTGCAGAGCGCCAGCTTCTTCGTCAACGCCGCCGACACCCGCACCCGCGGTGCCGAGCTGGTGAGCAACTGGCGGCAGTCGCTGGGCAACGGTGAGCTGGTGCTGACCGGCACCTATGCGTACACCAAGACCACGCTGAAGAACGTGCTGGCCACGCCGGCCAGCCTGCTCGCGCTGGACCCGGACTACGTGCTGTTCGGCGTGGAGGAAACCAACACCCTCACCGACGCCACCCCGCGCACCCGCGGTTCGGTGGCGGCCAGCTGGAGCAACGACCGCTGGTCGCTGAGCAGCCGGGTCAACCGTTATGGCAGCGTCACCCGCGTGTTCAACTTCGGCGACGGCTTCATTCCGCGCCAGACCTACGGCGCCGAGTGGCAGCTGGATGCGGAAGTGGAGTTCAAGATCACCCCGCAGTGGAGCGTGGCGGTGGGCGGGCAGAACCTGACCGACAACTACTCGGACCTGTCCAACGACGATATCTACTACTACGGCAACCTGCCGTATGACGTGTTGTCGCCGGTGGGCAGCAATGGTGCGTATTACTACGGGCGGGTGCGGTATACGTTCTGA
- a CDS encoding DUF3574 domain-containing protein — translation MKSHALLFALVLAASGCATAAPAAKPVVPTPATATATLQGDAARPDAAAGWVRSELYFGVGEESGASERKQTDAITEAQWRAFLDKHVTPRFPDGLTVFDAYGQWLFRGAAEPNRLRTKVLVVLHENTPQRRADIEAIRLAWKQATGHQSVLWAQQAVEVSF, via the coding sequence ATGAAGTCCCATGCCCTACTGTTCGCCCTCGTGCTGGCCGCCAGCGGTTGTGCCACCGCCGCACCCGCTGCCAAGCCGGTTGTGCCGACGCCCGCCACCGCCACGGCCACCCTGCAGGGCGATGCCGCGCGCCCCGACGCCGCCGCCGGTTGGGTGCGCAGCGAGCTCTATTTCGGCGTGGGCGAGGAAAGCGGCGCCTCCGAGCGCAAGCAGACCGATGCCATCACCGAGGCGCAGTGGCGCGCGTTCCTGGACAAACACGTCACCCCGCGCTTCCCGGACGGCCTGACCGTGTTCGATGCCTACGGCCAGTGGCTGTTCCGCGGCGCGGCCGAACCCAACCGCCTGCGCACCAAGGTGCTGGTGGTGCTGCACGAGAACACACCGCAGCGCCGTGCCGACATCGAGGCGATCCGCCTGGCGTGGAAGCAGGCCACCGGCCATCAGTCGGTGCTGTGGGCGCAGCAGGCGGTTGAAGTATCGTTCTGA
- a CDS encoding XAC2610-related protein, whose translation MNWNGWLRYAQLCGLMLAACVPVAAHGAEPDTALRITFAPGQAATVQIQPDRSIAVLFISSGKREVIPRLDIVNEDSAPRLRAEDVDFDGHPELVVSGPVGMVNEAVAVYRYDPGREKLVALEPASHQRARCGGLMGLDVDTGNRTLSSSCRSGAMGYVDLYRYHDGRLYLYRAERALMLGDALEATIFVKQTADSGPMAVWTTYDPTGKVLETAISDGLVAPRSDRRLLAFSGQVVPARLPLYARPGDTATRRYLVREDRVELMDEKDGWVKVRYANPTRGDILGWVNANP comes from the coding sequence ATGAACTGGAATGGTTGGCTGCGCTATGCGCAGCTGTGTGGCCTGATGCTGGCGGCGTGCGTGCCGGTGGCTGCGCATGGTGCGGAGCCCGATACCGCGCTGCGCATCACCTTCGCACCTGGTCAGGCTGCCACCGTGCAGATACAGCCCGATCGGAGTATTGCCGTGCTGTTCATTTCTTCGGGAAAACGCGAGGTAATCCCTCGGCTCGACATTGTGAACGAAGATTCCGCACCGCGTCTGAGGGCCGAGGATGTCGATTTCGATGGTCACCCCGAGTTGGTCGTCAGTGGACCCGTGGGTATGGTCAACGAAGCGGTGGCGGTGTATCGCTACGATCCTGGACGGGAGAAGCTGGTGGCGCTGGAACCGGCCTCGCATCAACGTGCGCGTTGCGGCGGCCTGATGGGGCTGGATGTGGACACCGGCAACCGCACCTTGAGCAGCAGCTGCCGCAGCGGCGCGATGGGGTACGTGGACCTGTACCGCTACCACGACGGGCGGCTGTATCTGTACCGCGCCGAGCGCGCCCTGATGCTGGGCGATGCGCTGGAGGCGACGATCTTCGTCAAGCAGACCGCCGACAGTGGCCCGATGGCGGTCTGGACCACGTATGACCCTACCGGCAAGGTGCTGGAAACAGCGATCTCCGACGGGCTGGTGGCACCGCGTAGTGACCGGCGATTGCTGGCCTTCAGCGGCCAGGTGGTGCCGGCGCGGCTGCCGCTGTACGCCCGTCCCGGCGACACCGCCACCCGCCGCTATCTGGTGCGCGAGGACCGGGTGGAACTGATGGATGAGAAGGACGGCTGGGTGAAGGTGCGCTACGCCAACCCGACCCGGGGCGACATTCTCGGCTGGGTCAACGCGAACCCTTGA
- a CDS encoding thiamine pyrophosphate-dependent enzyme, whose protein sequence is MSKRVAEIVVETLQAAGVRHCYGIVGDTLNYVTDAIHHSDIEWVHMRHEEVAAFAAGAESLISGQLTACAGSCGPGGLHFINGVFETNRNRAPMVLIASQVVTAELGMEFPQEVDFKAVYASCSVFCEQVHSPEQARRVVALACQAAISRRGVAVVILPADISEAMVKHDVPFSVHHTQPVLRPSDDELQRIAALIGDGKRVGIYAGAGCEHAHDALVALGERLQAPIAHTSRAKDFVEHDNPYNMGMTGIFGIESGYHTLMACDTLLLLGADFAWGQYYPDKATLIQVDRDGSHLGRRHPVTLGVVGDIGPTLDALLPMLPPRQDRSFLDECIEHREKALATREKEEQPGEGELIHPQHLTALINRHANDDALFTADGGSPMVWILRHIRTNGRRRTLTSLLHGTMANAMPQALGLQKAYPGRQVISLSGDGGIAMLLGDLLTAVQEDLPIKVVVYNNSSLNFVELEQKVEGLLDNYTDLKNPDFGRLAEVIGFYGRTVTRSEDLEQAVKDFLAHPGPALLDVHTSPTELVMPPQVEAKQVAGTALYAAKALLSGRVGDVRDLLANNFLNKP, encoded by the coding sequence ATGAGCAAGCGCGTTGCCGAGATCGTGGTTGAAACCCTGCAGGCTGCCGGTGTCCGTCATTGTTACGGCATCGTCGGCGATACCCTCAACTACGTCACCGATGCCATCCACCACAGCGATATCGAGTGGGTGCACATGCGCCATGAGGAAGTGGCCGCGTTCGCCGCCGGCGCCGAATCGCTGATCAGCGGACAGCTCACCGCCTGCGCCGGTTCGTGCGGGCCGGGCGGGCTGCACTTCATCAATGGTGTATTCGAGACCAACCGCAACCGCGCGCCGATGGTGCTGATTGCCAGCCAGGTGGTCACCGCCGAGCTGGGCATGGAGTTTCCGCAGGAGGTCGATTTCAAGGCGGTGTATGCCAGCTGCAGCGTGTTCTGCGAGCAGGTGCACAGCCCCGAACAGGCGCGCCGCGTGGTGGCGCTGGCCTGCCAGGCGGCCATCAGCCGGCGCGGCGTGGCCGTGGTGATCCTGCCGGCCGACATCAGCGAAGCGATGGTCAAGCACGACGTGCCGTTCTCGGTGCACCACACCCAGCCGGTGCTGCGCCCCAGCGATGACGAGCTGCAGCGCATCGCGGCCTTGATCGGCGACGGCAAGCGCGTGGGCATCTACGCCGGGGCCGGCTGCGAGCATGCGCACGACGCGCTGGTGGCGCTGGGCGAGCGGCTGCAGGCGCCGATCGCACACACCTCGCGGGCCAAGGATTTTGTCGAGCATGACAACCCCTACAACATGGGCATGACCGGCATCTTCGGGATCGAATCGGGCTACCACACGCTGATGGCCTGCGACACGCTGCTGTTGCTCGGCGCCGATTTCGCCTGGGGCCAGTACTACCCGGACAAGGCCACGCTGATCCAGGTCGACCGCGATGGCAGCCACCTTGGGCGCCGCCACCCGGTCACCCTGGGCGTGGTGGGCGACATTGGCCCGACCCTGGACGCCCTGCTGCCGATGCTGCCCCCGCGCCAGGACCGCAGCTTCCTGGACGAGTGCATCGAACACCGCGAAAAGGCGCTGGCCACGCGCGAGAAGGAAGAGCAGCCGGGCGAGGGCGAACTGATCCATCCGCAGCACCTCACCGCGTTGATCAACCGCCACGCCAACGACGATGCGCTGTTCACCGCCGACGGTGGCTCGCCGATGGTGTGGATCCTGCGCCATATCCGCACCAATGGCCGCCGCCGCACCCTGACCAGCCTGCTGCACGGCACGATGGCCAATGCGATGCCGCAGGCGCTGGGCCTGCAGAAGGCGTATCCGGGTCGGCAGGTGATCTCGCTGTCGGGCGATGGCGGCATTGCGATGCTGCTGGGCGACCTGCTCACCGCCGTGCAGGAAGACCTGCCGATCAAGGTGGTGGTCTACAACAACAGCTCGCTGAACTTCGTGGAGCTGGAGCAGAAGGTGGAAGGCCTGCTGGACAACTACACCGACCTGAAGAACCCCGATTTCGGCCGCCTGGCCGAGGTGATCGGTTTCTACGGGCGCACCGTGACCCGCTCGGAAGACCTGGAGCAGGCGGTGAAGGATTTCCTGGCCCATCCGGGCCCGGCGCTGCTGGACGTGCACACCAGCCCGACCGAGCTGGTAATGCCGCCCCAGGTGGAAGCCAAGCAGGTGGCCGGCACCGCGCTGTATGCGGCCAAGGCGTTGCTGAGCGGGCGGGTGGGGGACGTGCGTGATCTGCTGGCGAACAATTTCCTCAACAAGCCCTGA
- a CDS encoding membrane protein has protein sequence MSAPAPVRSGPLRWFVAGDFNGFFGLVVDNLSILGFIAMALVGIFQFPADVVFGRMFPGTAFGVLVGNVLYTWMARRLATRTGRDDVTAMPLGLDAPTSIGMALLVLGPAFIAFKAQGLAPHDAAIATWQLGMASLVIMGVLKVILSFFGEAVTRALPRASLLGSIAGIAIVLMGFLPLLETLRSPVVGFVTLGLLLYVLIAKRKLPVRAPGVLVAFVFGTALYYGLGLAGLGAPGFHVPAWTPPQVVLPWPTLGFIDGLPTAMTYLPLLLPFGLLMVVGGINVSESARAAGDDYRTRDILLVEAVATLVAGLCGGVAQTTPYIGQPAYKHMGARSGYTLLTGLFVGIGGILGVISGLVQWLPLAVLAPIIVYVAIDITTQAFQATPREHAGAMVLGFLPSVAYLLAIKAPGWIAPEQLAAMTTTLDGHGLPELAVIFTLGNGFIITSMLWIAAVVAMIDGRLLRSSGFLLVAAALTLFGLIHSVDPRGGIYLPWQLEGLPKLIMWQFAGAYVALAGLLALLSLQKQPRVDHDQRS, from the coding sequence ATGTCCGCCCCCGCTCCCGTCCGCTCCGGACCCCTCCGCTGGTTCGTTGCCGGCGATTTCAATGGTTTCTTTGGCTTGGTGGTCGACAACCTGTCGATCCTGGGCTTCATCGCGATGGCGCTGGTCGGCATCTTCCAGTTCCCGGCCGACGTGGTGTTCGGCCGCATGTTCCCCGGCACCGCCTTTGGCGTGCTGGTCGGCAACGTGCTCTATACGTGGATGGCGCGGCGGCTGGCCACGCGTACCGGCCGTGACGATGTCACCGCGATGCCGCTCGGCCTGGACGCGCCCACCAGCATCGGCATGGCGCTGCTGGTGCTGGGTCCGGCCTTCATCGCCTTCAAGGCGCAGGGCCTGGCGCCGCACGACGCGGCGATTGCCACCTGGCAGCTGGGCATGGCCTCGCTGGTGATCATGGGCGTGCTGAAGGTGATCCTGTCCTTCTTCGGCGAAGCGGTCACCCGCGCGCTGCCGCGCGCCTCGCTGCTGGGCTCCATCGCCGGCATCGCCATCGTGCTGATGGGCTTCCTGCCGCTGCTGGAAACCCTGCGCTCGCCGGTCGTCGGCTTCGTCACCCTGGGCCTGCTGCTGTACGTGCTGATCGCCAAGCGCAAGCTGCCGGTCCGCGCGCCGGGCGTGCTGGTCGCTTTCGTGTTCGGCACCGCCCTGTACTACGGGCTGGGGCTGGCCGGGCTGGGTGCGCCGGGCTTCCACGTACCGGCCTGGACGCCGCCGCAGGTGGTGCTGCCGTGGCCCACGCTGGGCTTCATCGACGGCCTGCCCACGGCCATGACCTACCTGCCGCTGCTGCTGCCGTTCGGCCTGCTGATGGTGGTGGGTGGCATCAATGTGTCCGAGAGCGCGCGCGCGGCCGGCGACGATTACCGCACCCGCGACATCCTGCTGGTGGAAGCGGTGGCCACGCTGGTGGCCGGGCTGTGCGGTGGCGTGGCGCAGACCACCCCCTACATCGGCCAGCCGGCCTACAAGCACATGGGCGCGCGCAGCGGCTACACGCTGCTGACCGGCCTGTTCGTCGGTATCGGCGGCATCCTCGGGGTGATCTCCGGGCTGGTGCAGTGGCTGCCGCTGGCGGTGCTGGCGCCGATCATCGTGTACGTGGCCATCGACATCACCACCCAGGCCTTCCAGGCCACCCCGCGCGAACATGCCGGGGCGATGGTGCTGGGCTTCCTGCCTTCGGTGGCCTATCTGCTGGCGATCAAGGCACCGGGCTGGATCGCGCCGGAGCAGCTGGCGGCGATGACCACCACGCTGGACGGGCACGGCCTGCCGGAACTGGCGGTGATCTTCACCCTGGGCAACGGCTTCATCATCACCTCGATGCTGTGGATTGCCGCGGTGGTGGCGATGATCGACGGCAGGTTGCTGCGCTCGTCCGGGTTCCTGCTGGTGGCGGCGGCGTTGACCCTGTTCGGGCTGATCCACTCGGTGGACCCGCGCGGCGGCATCTACCTGCCCTGGCAGCTGGAGGGGTTGCCGAAGCTCATCATGTGGCAGTTCGCCGGGGCCTACGTGGCACTGGCCGGGTTGCTGGCGCTGCTGTCGCTGCAGAAGCAGCCGCGCGTGGATCACGACCAACGGTCGTGA
- a CDS encoding glutathione S-transferase yields MHYELYYWTGIQGRGEFIRLALEDAGAAYTDMARVHGDAVMQPFLQGKEDGLRPFAPPFLKSGRQVVAQVGAILDYLAPELGLVPEAASRRQQALQLQLTIADLVAEVHDTHHPISASTYYEDQKREAKARAEAMRAERLPKFLGYFEGVLKDNGERHPLREHSYVDLSLFQLLSGLDYMFPRRMQALWPTVPLLRALKDRVERRPNIAAYLASDRRLAFNTNGIFRHYPELDGDR; encoded by the coding sequence ATGCATTACGAGCTTTACTACTGGACCGGCATCCAGGGCCGTGGCGAGTTCATCCGGCTTGCGCTGGAAGATGCCGGCGCGGCTTACACCGACATGGCGCGCGTGCATGGCGACGCGGTGATGCAGCCGTTCCTGCAGGGCAAGGAAGACGGCCTGCGCCCGTTCGCCCCGCCCTTTTTGAAGAGTGGCAGGCAGGTAGTGGCCCAGGTGGGCGCGATCCTCGACTACCTTGCGCCGGAGCTCGGCCTGGTGCCGGAGGCCGCCTCACGCCGGCAGCAGGCCCTGCAGCTGCAGCTGACCATCGCCGACCTGGTCGCCGAAGTGCACGACACCCACCACCCGATCTCCGCATCGACGTACTACGAAGACCAGAAGCGCGAAGCCAAGGCACGCGCCGAGGCAATGCGTGCCGAGCGGCTGCCGAAATTCCTGGGCTACTTCGAAGGCGTGCTGAAGGACAACGGCGAGCGCCATCCGCTGCGCGAGCATTCCTACGTGGACCTGTCGCTGTTCCAGCTGCTGAGCGGGCTGGACTACATGTTCCCGCGGCGCATGCAGGCGCTGTGGCCCACCGTGCCGTTGCTGCGCGCGCTCAAGGACCGGGTGGAACGGCGACCGAACATCGCCGCCTACCTGGCATCCGACCGCCGGCTGGCGTTCAACACCAACGGCATCTTCCGCCATTACCCGGAACTGGACGGCGACCGGTAA
- a CDS encoding DUF3014 domain-containing protein, whose protein sequence is MQKSGKAIWPWVLGMVVIGGAGTCLFSDTLRGLVDDIQVPVQAPAVQQGAATKIPPVPASPAAPAPAPIQHPVDPRDAADPALPTLADSDGPVFETLSALFNGDGALALLLRDHLVQRVVTHIDNLDKPSVPTPAMAVRALPGSLQVETMDGTVYIAKANAERYAPYVKAFTALDAGAAGKAYVRVYPLLQQAYAELGQPNAYFNDRLVAVIDHLLQTPEPPRPLAVTRDERGRYRFVDPALQSRSVGQKLLLRMDAAQAHAVKQQLRAIRAAISRG, encoded by the coding sequence ATGCAGAAGAGCGGAAAGGCGATCTGGCCGTGGGTGTTGGGTATGGTGGTCATCGGCGGTGCGGGAACGTGCTTGTTCAGCGACACCCTGCGCGGTCTTGTTGATGACATACAGGTGCCGGTGCAGGCGCCGGCAGTACAACAGGGCGCGGCTACGAAGATACCGCCCGTTCCTGCATCACCTGCGGCGCCGGCGCCGGCTCCCATCCAGCATCCGGTCGATCCCCGTGATGCGGCTGATCCGGCACTGCCCACGTTGGCCGACAGCGACGGCCCGGTATTCGAGACACTGAGCGCGCTGTTCAATGGCGACGGCGCACTGGCACTGCTGCTACGCGATCATCTGGTCCAGCGCGTGGTCACCCATATCGACAACCTCGACAAGCCCAGCGTGCCAACGCCCGCGATGGCGGTGCGTGCGCTGCCCGGCAGCCTGCAGGTCGAGACGATGGATGGCACCGTGTACATCGCCAAGGCCAATGCCGAGCGCTACGCCCCCTACGTGAAGGCGTTTACTGCATTGGATGCGGGCGCAGCGGGTAAGGCCTATGTGCGCGTCTACCCGTTGCTGCAGCAGGCGTATGCCGAACTGGGCCAGCCCAACGCCTACTTCAATGACCGGTTGGTGGCGGTGATCGACCATCTGCTGCAGACACCGGAGCCGCCGCGTCCGTTGGCGGTGACGCGCGATGAGCGCGGCCGCTATCGCTTTGTCGATCCTGCGTTGCAGTCACGCTCGGTGGGGCAGAAGCTGCTGCTGCGCATGGATGCCGCGCAGGCGCACGCAGTAAAGCAGCAGCTGCGGGCGATCCGCGCGGCCATCAGCCGCGGCTGA
- a CDS encoding cytochrome-c peroxidase: protein MPSAVCLRYRYTQPAAQWPAPHIDPGVAWQELAPLGPPPQPRDNPSTPAKVALGQRLFNDPRLSRSGQIACASCHERDLGFADGRRVSFGHDRQPGRRNAPSVAMAAYAHTLFWDGRTATLEDQALEPIADPKEMAFHAEDAATRVRADADYRTAFAAVFGDDRVDTRQLAQAIAAFERSLAPSRNRFDRFLGGQSSALDDAQLRGLHLFRTRAGCMNCHSGPALTDNGFHNLGLHFHGRARQDLGRYEVTGHPADSGRFRTPSLRGVANTAPYMHNGLLPRLDGVLAFYNVGGGKPRAPAGAAADASPFPQPDPLLRPRGLSRQELQDLEAFLRAL from the coding sequence ATGCCCAGCGCCGTGTGCCTGCGCTATCGCTACACCCAACCCGCCGCGCAGTGGCCGGCGCCGCACATCGACCCCGGCGTGGCCTGGCAGGAACTGGCCCCGCTCGGGCCACCACCGCAACCGCGCGACAATCCGTCCACGCCGGCCAAAGTCGCCCTGGGCCAGCGCCTGTTCAACGACCCACGTCTGTCGCGCTCGGGCCAGATCGCCTGCGCGAGCTGCCACGAACGCGACCTCGGTTTCGCTGATGGTCGGCGCGTGTCGTTCGGCCACGACCGCCAGCCCGGCCGCCGCAATGCCCCCAGCGTGGCGATGGCCGCTTACGCGCACACGCTGTTCTGGGACGGTCGCACAGCCACGCTGGAAGACCAAGCGCTGGAGCCGATCGCCGACCCGAAGGAAATGGCCTTCCATGCCGAGGATGCGGCTACGCGCGTGCGCGCCGATGCCGACTACCGCACGGCGTTTGCCGCGGTGTTCGGCGACGACCGCGTGGATACCCGCCAGCTGGCCCAGGCCATCGCCGCGTTCGAGCGCAGCCTGGCCCCCTCCCGCAACCGTTTCGACCGCTTTCTCGGTGGCCAGTCCAGCGCCCTGGACGATGCGCAGCTGCGCGGACTGCACCTGTTCCGCACCCGCGCCGGCTGCATGAACTGCCACAGCGGTCCCGCGTTGACCGACAACGGCTTCCACAACCTGGGCCTGCATTTCCACGGTCGCGCGCGCCAGGACCTGGGCCGCTATGAGGTGACCGGACACCCGGCCGACAGCGGCCGCTTCCGCACGCCCTCGTTGCGCGGCGTGGCCAACACCGCGCCTTACATGCACAACGGTCTGTTGCCGCGACTGGACGGCGTGCTGGCGTTCTACAACGTGGGCGGTGGCAAGCCGCGCGCGCCGGCAGGGGCTGCTGCCGACGCGTCGCCCTTCCCGCAACCGGACCCGCTGCTGCGCCCGCGCGGACTCAGCCGCCAGGAGCTGCAGGACCTGGAAGCGTTCCTGCGCGCCCTGTAG